A DNA window from Mycolicibacter hiberniae contains the following coding sequences:
- a CDS encoding aminotransferase class I/II-fold pyridoxal phosphate-dependent enzyme, giving the protein MSLQSLNRADLTAQHERYQRDYAELQAKKLSLDLTRGKPAPEQLDLANGLLALPGPDDFRTDDGTDTRNYGGLQGLPELRAIFGELLGIAVPNLIAGNNASLEFMHDVVVYSMLHGGVDSPRPWAQEPVVKFLCPVPGYDRHFAITETLGIEMIPVAMREDGPDVDLIEELVAADPAIKGMWTVPVFGNPTGITYSWETVRRLVQMKTAAPDFRLFWDNAYAVHTLTTEFPHQIDVLGLAAAAGNPNRPYVFASTSKITFAGAGVSFFGGSLGNIAWYLQYAGKRSIGPDKVNQLRHLRFFGDADGVRVHMRRHQEILAPKFAMAAEILQRRLADAKIASWTDPKGGYFISLDVWPGTARRTVALAKDAGIAVTEAGASFPYRKDPEDQNIRIAPSFPSTDDLRDAVDGLATCALLAAAEHMLG; this is encoded by the coding sequence GTGTCGCTGCAATCCCTCAACCGTGCCGACCTGACCGCGCAGCATGAGCGCTACCAGCGGGACTACGCCGAACTGCAGGCCAAGAAGCTGTCCCTGGACCTCACCCGCGGCAAGCCGGCGCCGGAACAGCTCGACCTGGCCAACGGGCTGCTGGCTCTGCCCGGCCCCGACGACTTCCGGACCGACGACGGCACCGACACCCGCAATTACGGCGGCCTGCAGGGCCTGCCCGAGCTGCGGGCCATTTTCGGGGAGCTGCTCGGCATCGCGGTGCCCAACCTGATCGCCGGCAACAACGCCAGCCTCGAGTTCATGCACGACGTGGTCGTGTACTCGATGCTGCACGGGGGCGTGGACTCGCCGCGTCCGTGGGCCCAGGAGCCGGTCGTGAAGTTCTTGTGCCCGGTCCCCGGTTATGACCGGCACTTCGCGATCACCGAGACGCTGGGCATCGAGATGATCCCCGTGGCGATGCGCGAGGACGGCCCGGACGTCGACCTGATCGAGGAACTCGTCGCCGCCGACCCCGCGATCAAGGGCATGTGGACGGTGCCGGTGTTCGGCAACCCGACCGGCATCACCTATTCCTGGGAAACGGTGCGCCGGCTGGTGCAGATGAAGACCGCCGCGCCGGACTTCCGGCTGTTCTGGGACAACGCGTACGCGGTGCACACCCTGACCACCGAGTTTCCGCACCAGATCGATGTGCTCGGCCTGGCCGCCGCCGCGGGAAACCCCAACCGGCCGTACGTGTTCGCCTCCACCTCGAAGATCACCTTCGCCGGCGCCGGTGTCAGCTTCTTCGGTGGCTCACTGGGCAACATCGCCTGGTACCTGCAGTACGCCGGCAAGCGTTCGATCGGACCGGACAAGGTCAACCAGCTTCGCCACCTGCGGTTCTTCGGCGACGCCGACGGCGTCCGGGTGCACATGCGCCGTCACCAGGAGATCCTGGCCCCGAAGTTCGCGATGGCCGCCGAGATTCTGCAGCGGCGCCTCGCCGACGCCAAGATCGCGTCGTGGACCGACCCCAAGGGCGGCTACTTCATCAGCCTGGACGTCTGGCCGGGCACGGCGCGCCGCACCGTCGCGCTGGCCAAGGACGCCGGTATCGCGGTCACCGAGGCCGGGGCGTCCTTCCCGTACCGCAAGGACCCCGAGGACCAGAACATCCGGATCGCCCCGTCGTTCCCGTCCACCGACGATCTGCGCGACGCCGTTGACGGTCTGGCCACCTGCGCGCTGCTGGCCGCCGCCGAGCACATGTTGGGCTGA
- a CDS encoding CHAP domain-containing protein — MAIKFGVGGCAALAIGLSALAQAPAVLADPVLDVSSAQALDIAPDTALSAMPPRVAQELDVFRRAAADAGLGHPVMYGDGQCYPLVQEYIHAVGASWRNRDPSGNAFDLYEHFPTNGLAQFFDQVPFAGGLNEPQVGDIVVYGPGGYVSEHGHAAVVTDVRGSGPLLSYEAAEQNSGGRLFVTLNWRDYNPLYNTLGYLRPKL; from the coding sequence ATGGCGATCAAGTTCGGTGTCGGCGGCTGCGCGGCGCTGGCGATAGGTCTTAGCGCGCTCGCGCAGGCACCCGCCGTACTGGCAGATCCCGTTCTCGACGTCTCCTCCGCGCAGGCGCTGGACATCGCCCCCGACACCGCCTTGTCGGCGATGCCGCCGCGGGTCGCCCAGGAGCTCGACGTCTTTCGGCGGGCCGCCGCCGATGCCGGACTGGGGCATCCCGTGATGTACGGGGACGGCCAGTGCTACCCGCTGGTCCAGGAGTACATCCACGCGGTGGGTGCCTCGTGGCGCAACAGAGACCCCAGCGGCAACGCCTTCGACCTCTACGAACATTTCCCCACCAATGGACTGGCCCAGTTCTTCGACCAGGTTCCGTTCGCCGGCGGTCTCAACGAGCCCCAGGTCGGGGACATCGTCGTCTACGGCCCGGGTGGGTATGTCAGCGAGCACGGGCACGCTGCGGTGGTCACCGATGTCCGCGGCAGCGGTCCCCTGCTGAGCTATGAGGCGGCCGAACAGAACTCCGGCGGCCGGCTGTTCGTGACGCTGAACTGGCGCGATTACAACCCCCTGTACAACACATTGGGCTATCTGCGCCCGAAGCTTTAG
- a CDS encoding class I SAM-dependent methyltransferase: MTVTQTDRLGLAEVLMLLAGGGPPPLRISAYDGSSVGPPDATLGVELLTPRATNYLATSLGQLGIARAYVAGDLELHGVHPGNPYPVLNALTDLEFKHPSPRALANIVRSIGLKNLKPIAPPPEEAPPKWRRAAEGLRHSKTRDADAIHHHYDVSNTFYEWVLGPSMTYSCAIYPTADATLEQAQENKYRLIFEKLRLQPGDRLLDVGCGWGGMVRYAARRGVHALGVSLSAQQVAWAQRAIADEGLSELAEVRHCDYRDVRETGFDAVSSIGVSEHIGVKNYQTFFGCLKSKVRTGGLLLNQCVTLPDNSIYRGDAFTDRYVFPDGEITGSGRVISDIQQTGLEVLHEEDFRHHYAMTLRQWSSNLVSHWDEAVAQVGLGRAKVWGLYMAASVLCFERNLFQLHQVLASNVDGDGDDDLPLRPWWQP; encoded by the coding sequence ATGACGGTTACCCAGACAGACCGCCTCGGCTTGGCCGAGGTTTTGATGCTGCTCGCCGGCGGCGGGCCGCCGCCGTTGCGGATCTCGGCCTATGACGGCAGCAGCGTCGGACCGCCGGATGCGACCCTGGGCGTGGAGTTGCTGACTCCGCGCGCCACCAACTACCTGGCCACCTCGTTGGGGCAACTCGGGATCGCCCGCGCCTACGTGGCGGGGGACCTGGAACTGCACGGGGTGCATCCGGGCAATCCGTATCCGGTGCTCAACGCGCTGACGGATCTGGAGTTCAAGCACCCGTCACCGCGGGCACTGGCCAATATCGTCCGGTCCATCGGGTTGAAGAACCTCAAGCCGATCGCGCCGCCACCCGAGGAGGCGCCGCCCAAGTGGCGCCGGGCAGCCGAGGGACTGCGGCACTCCAAAACCCGTGACGCCGATGCGATCCATCACCACTACGACGTCTCCAACACCTTCTACGAGTGGGTGCTGGGTCCGTCGATGACCTACAGCTGCGCGATCTACCCGACGGCCGATGCCACCCTGGAGCAGGCCCAGGAGAACAAGTACCGGCTGATCTTCGAAAAGCTGCGCCTGCAGCCCGGTGACCGCCTGCTCGACGTGGGCTGCGGCTGGGGCGGCATGGTTCGGTATGCCGCCCGCCGGGGCGTCCACGCCCTGGGGGTGAGTCTGTCCGCCCAGCAGGTGGCGTGGGCGCAGCGCGCCATCGCCGACGAGGGTCTGTCGGAGTTGGCCGAGGTCCGCCACTGCGACTACCGCGATGTGCGCGAGACCGGCTTCGACGCCGTTTCGAGCATCGGGGTCAGCGAGCACATCGGGGTGAAGAACTACCAGACCTTCTTCGGCTGCCTCAAGTCGAAGGTGCGCACCGGGGGGCTGCTGCTCAACCAATGTGTGACACTGCCGGACAACTCGATCTACCGGGGCGACGCCTTCACCGACCGGTATGTCTTTCCCGACGGGGAGATCACCGGCTCGGGACGGGTGATCTCCGACATCCAGCAGACCGGACTCGAGGTGCTGCACGAAGAGGATTTCCGCCACCACTACGCGATGACGCTGCGGCAGTGGAGCAGCAACCTGGTGTCCCACTGGGACGAAGCCGTCGCCCAGGTGGGGCTGGGCCGGGCCAAGGTGTGGGGACTGTACATGGCGGCGTCGGTGCTGTGCTTCGAGCGCAACCTGTTTCAGCTGCACCAGGTGCTGGCCAGCAATGTCGACGGCGACGGCGACGACGATCTGCCGCTGCGGCCCTGGTGGCAGCCCTAG
- a CDS encoding FAD-dependent oxidoreductase, whose protein sequence is MTDTTTCAIVGGGPAGMVLGLLLARAGVRVTLLEKHSDFLRDFRGDTVHPSTLRLLDELGLWERFSALAHSEIHQVRLDIGGRDTTVVDFGRLRRQPHPYIAMVPQWDLLNLLAESAQAEPTFTLRMRTEVTGLLHENGRVAGVRYLGADGPGELRADLTVACDGRSSVARHEAGLHSREFPVNFDVWWFRLPTHAAAQPTLLPRLGRGGVAIMIPRDNYFQVAYLGRKGTDADVRARGIEAFRREVVALIPEAADSVEALRSLDDVKHLDVRVNRLRHWSIDGLLCIGDAAHAMSPVGGVGINLAVQDAVAAARILAEPLRQGRVSRRDLAAVQRRREFPTVVTQSIQRVAHRALNPILRGEDLSPPAAAGTVLAVLPWLAAVPAYLVGVGVRPERAPDFARR, encoded by the coding sequence GTGACTGACACCACCACGTGCGCGATCGTCGGTGGTGGGCCGGCCGGTATGGTCCTGGGCCTGCTGCTGGCGCGAGCCGGCGTGCGGGTAACGCTGCTGGAGAAGCACTCCGACTTCCTGCGCGACTTCCGCGGCGATACCGTGCACCCCAGCACCCTGCGACTCCTCGACGAACTCGGCCTCTGGGAGCGCTTTTCGGCGTTGGCGCACAGCGAGATTCACCAAGTCCGGCTCGACATCGGCGGACGCGACACCACCGTGGTCGACTTCGGCCGGTTGCGCCGCCAGCCGCACCCCTACATCGCGATGGTGCCGCAGTGGGACCTGCTCAATCTGCTCGCCGAATCCGCCCAGGCCGAGCCGACATTCACCTTGCGCATGCGAACCGAGGTCACCGGACTGTTGCACGAGAACGGGCGGGTGGCCGGGGTCCGCTATCTCGGCGCCGACGGACCCGGCGAGCTGCGCGCCGATCTCACGGTGGCCTGCGACGGCCGTTCGTCGGTCGCGCGGCACGAAGCGGGCCTGCACTCGCGGGAGTTCCCGGTGAACTTCGACGTGTGGTGGTTTCGCCTGCCCACCCACGCCGCCGCCCAGCCCACCCTGCTGCCACGCCTCGGCCGGGGTGGCGTCGCGATCATGATCCCGCGGGACAACTACTTTCAGGTCGCCTATCTGGGCCGCAAGGGTACCGACGCAGACGTGCGGGCGCGCGGCATCGAGGCCTTCCGGCGCGAGGTGGTCGCGCTCATTCCCGAGGCCGCGGACTCGGTGGAGGCGCTGCGCAGCCTCGACGACGTCAAACACCTCGATGTGCGGGTCAACAGGTTGCGGCACTGGAGCATTGATGGACTGCTGTGTATCGGGGACGCCGCGCATGCCATGTCCCCGGTCGGCGGTGTCGGTATCAACCTGGCGGTGCAGGACGCGGTGGCCGCGGCGCGGATTCTGGCCGAACCGCTACGGCAGGGCCGGGTGAGTCGGCGTGACCTCGCCGCCGTGCAACGCCGCCGGGAATTTCCCACCGTCGTCACCCAGTCGATTCAGCGGGTGGCCCACCGAGCGCTGAACCCGATCCTGCGAGGTGAGGATCTGAGCCCGCCGGCGGCCGCGGGCACCGTGTTGGCCGTATTGCCGTGGCTGGCGGCTGTTCCGGCCTATCTGGTGGGGGTGGGAGTGCGCCCCGAACGCGCGCCGGATTTCGCGCGCCGCTAG
- a CDS encoding class I SAM-dependent methyltransferase, with protein sequence MTIESEQLRIATGRLNLAQVLETLTTDNHLPLRFTAYDGSSTGPDDAPLGLELLTPRGTTYLATAPGDLGMARAYVAGDLGVHGVHPGDPYLLLKALAHELHFKRPSPRVLANIVRSIGIEHLVPIAPPPQESLPRWRRVAEGLRHSKSRDAEAIHHHYDVSNDFYEWVLGPSMTYTCAVYPHPEATLELAQENKYRLVFDKLRLSAGDTLLDVGCGWGGMVRYAARQGVRAIGATLSAEQARWAQRAIADEELSELAEVRHCDYRDVDESGFDAVSSIGMTEHIGVANYPAYFGFLKSKLRRGGLLLNHCITRADNKSNVTAGYFIDRYVFPDGELAGSGRIISEIQDAGMEVLHNENLRNHYELTLRDWCANLVAHWDDAVAEVGLATAKVWGLYMAGSRLGFENNAIQLHHVLAANGAGAQNLPLRPWWRP encoded by the coding sequence ATGACGATCGAAAGCGAACAGCTGCGCATTGCAACCGGCCGCCTGAACCTCGCCCAGGTTCTGGAGACTCTGACCACCGACAACCACCTGCCGCTGCGTTTCACCGCCTACGACGGCAGCAGCACCGGACCCGACGACGCACCGCTGGGCCTGGAGCTGTTGACCCCGCGCGGCACCACCTACCTGGCCACCGCTCCAGGCGATCTGGGAATGGCCCGCGCCTACGTCGCCGGCGACCTGGGCGTGCACGGCGTGCACCCGGGCGATCCCTACCTGTTGCTCAAGGCGCTGGCCCACGAACTGCACTTCAAACGGCCCTCGCCGCGTGTGCTGGCCAACATCGTGCGCTCGATCGGCATCGAGCACCTGGTGCCGATCGCCCCGCCACCCCAAGAGTCCCTGCCCCGGTGGCGACGCGTCGCGGAAGGTTTGCGGCACAGCAAATCCCGTGATGCCGAGGCCATTCACCATCACTACGACGTGTCCAACGACTTCTACGAGTGGGTGCTGGGCCCGTCGATGACCTACACCTGTGCCGTCTACCCCCACCCGGAGGCGACACTGGAGCTGGCCCAGGAGAACAAGTACCGGCTGGTCTTCGACAAGCTGCGGCTGTCCGCCGGCGACACCCTGCTCGACGTGGGATGCGGCTGGGGCGGCATGGTGCGCTACGCGGCCCGGCAGGGAGTGCGCGCCATCGGCGCCACGCTCTCGGCGGAGCAGGCCCGATGGGCCCAGCGCGCGATCGCCGACGAGGAATTGTCCGAGCTGGCCGAGGTGCGGCACTGCGACTACCGCGATGTCGACGAGTCCGGCTTCGACGCGGTCTCCTCGATCGGCATGACCGAGCACATCGGCGTCGCCAACTATCCCGCATATTTCGGGTTCCTGAAGTCCAAGCTGCGTCGCGGGGGGCTGCTGCTGAATCACTGCATCACCCGGGCGGACAACAAGTCCAATGTGACGGCAGGCTATTTCATCGACCGCTACGTCTTCCCCGATGGGGAACTGGCCGGGTCTGGCCGCATCATCAGCGAGATCCAGGACGCCGGCATGGAAGTGCTGCACAACGAGAACCTGCGCAACCACTACGAGCTGACCCTGCGCGATTGGTGCGCGAATCTGGTGGCGCACTGGGATGACGCGGTCGCCGAGGTCGGGTTGGCCACCGCCAAGGTGTGGGGCCTGTACATGGCCGGCTCCCGGCTGGGCTTCGAAAACAACGCGATTCAGTTGCACCACGTGCTCGCGGCCAACGGGGCCGGTGCGCAGAATCTGCCGCTGCGGCCGTGGTGGCGGCCCTAG
- a CDS encoding FAD-binding oxidoreductase has protein sequence MSVRPADTPTSHTRGVQRLLDSYRNIPADAAVRLAKPTSNLFRARAKRQGPGLDTSGLVSVLAIDAENRTADVDGMCTYEDLVAATLPYGLAPLVVPQLKTITVGGAVSGLGIESASFRNGLPHESVLEMDVLTGAGELLTVSRGQHEDLFHAFPNSYGTLGYSTRLRIELEAVKPFVALRHIRFDSLGELVSTMDRIIDTGGLDGVPVDYLDGVVFSPRESYLCVGIATDSPGAVSDYTGQQIYYRSIRHGGGIKDDRLTIHDYLWRWDTDWFWCSRAFGAQRPLIRRWWPRRYRRSSVYSKLIAYDQRFSIADRIEKRHNRPPRERVVQDIEVPLERCGEFLDWFFAHVPIEPVWLCPLRLRGDEQWPLYPIRPNRTYVNVGFWSSVPAGATEGATNRLIEAQVSELDGHKSLYSDAYYSPSEFDELYGGATYRAIKQTYDPDSRLLDLYAKAVRRR, from the coding sequence ATGTCCGTTCGGCCGGCCGATACACCGACATCCCACACGCGGGGGGTGCAACGCCTGCTGGACAGCTACCGGAACATCCCCGCTGACGCAGCGGTCCGGCTGGCCAAGCCCACCTCCAACCTGTTTCGGGCACGCGCCAAGCGCCAAGGCCCCGGCCTGGACACCTCCGGGCTGGTCAGCGTCCTCGCCATCGACGCGGAGAACCGGACCGCCGACGTCGACGGCATGTGCACCTATGAGGATCTGGTCGCCGCCACCCTCCCCTACGGCCTGGCCCCGCTGGTGGTCCCGCAACTGAAGACGATCACGGTGGGCGGCGCGGTCAGCGGCCTGGGAATCGAGTCGGCATCGTTTCGCAACGGGCTCCCCCACGAGTCGGTGCTGGAAATGGACGTGCTGACCGGAGCGGGCGAACTGCTCACGGTGTCGCGCGGGCAGCATGAGGATCTGTTCCACGCCTTTCCGAATTCCTACGGGACCCTGGGATATTCGACCCGACTGCGCATCGAACTGGAAGCCGTCAAGCCCTTCGTCGCATTGCGGCACATCCGCTTCGACTCCCTGGGCGAGCTGGTGTCGACGATGGACCGCATCATCGACACCGGCGGGCTGGACGGAGTCCCGGTGGACTACCTCGACGGGGTGGTCTTCAGCCCGCGGGAGAGCTACCTGTGTGTCGGTATCGCGACCGACTCGCCCGGCGCGGTCAGCGACTACACCGGCCAGCAGATCTACTACCGCTCGATCCGGCATGGCGGCGGCATCAAAGACGACCGGCTGACCATTCACGACTACCTCTGGCGCTGGGACACCGACTGGTTCTGGTGCTCGCGGGCGTTCGGGGCGCAGCGCCCCCTGATACGCCGGTGGTGGCCGCGGCGCTACCGGCGCAGCAGCGTCTACTCGAAACTGATCGCCTACGACCAGCGGTTCTCCATCGCCGACCGGATCGAAAAGCGGCATAACCGCCCACCGCGGGAGCGCGTGGTGCAAGACATCGAGGTCCCGCTGGAACGCTGCGGGGAATTCCTCGACTGGTTCTTCGCTCACGTGCCGATCGAGCCGGTGTGGTTGTGCCCACTGCGGTTGCGCGGCGACGAACAGTGGCCGCTGTACCCGATCCGGCCCAACCGCACCTACGTCAACGTCGGATTCTGGTCCTCGGTCCCGGCGGGTGCCACCGAAGGCGCCACCAACCGCCTCATCGAAGCCCAGGTGAGCGAACTCGACGGCCACAAGTCGCTGTACTCCGACGCCTACTACTCCCCCAGCGAGTTCGACGAGCTCTACGGCGGGGCGACCTACCGGGCGATCAAGCAGACCTACGACCCCGATTCCCGGCTTCTGGACCTCTACGCCAAGGCGGTGCGACGACGATGA
- a CDS encoding Rv3717 family N-acetylmuramoyl-L-alanine amidase translates to MRVPVLVRVGIAITAGVVVAAAVPSAPLAPLAWAGPANIAGMIVFLDPGHSGGGDPAALARQVPNGRGGTKNCQTSGTATNSGYPEHSFAWDTTLRIRQALTALGVRTAMSRGDDNGPAPCIDARAAMANSLHPNAIVSIHADGGAPSGRGFHVNYSAPPLNPAQEGPAVRFAQVMRGQLQAAGIPPANYIGSDGLKGRADLAGLNLAEYPSILVELGNMKNAADAALMESPAGRQRYADAVARGVASFLSSQTLIP, encoded by the coding sequence GTGCGCGTACCAGTTCTTGTCCGTGTCGGTATCGCGATCACCGCCGGCGTGGTGGTGGCCGCCGCGGTACCGAGCGCCCCGCTGGCTCCCTTGGCCTGGGCCGGTCCGGCCAATATCGCCGGGATGATCGTGTTCCTCGACCCCGGACACAGCGGCGGGGGCGACCCCGCGGCCCTGGCCCGCCAGGTGCCCAACGGCCGGGGCGGCACCAAGAACTGTCAGACCAGCGGCACCGCCACCAATTCCGGCTACCCCGAGCACAGCTTCGCCTGGGACACCACGCTGCGGATCCGGCAGGCACTCACCGCCCTGGGGGTTCGCACCGCGATGTCGCGGGGCGACGACAACGGCCCGGCGCCCTGCATCGACGCGCGCGCCGCGATGGCCAACTCCCTGCACCCCAACGCCATCGTGTCCATCCATGCCGACGGCGGGGCGCCCAGTGGCCGCGGTTTCCACGTCAACTACTCCGCACCGCCGCTCAACCCGGCACAGGAGGGCCCGGCGGTACGGTTCGCGCAGGTCATGCGGGGGCAGCTGCAGGCCGCCGGCATCCCCCCGGCCAACTACATCGGCTCCGACGGTCTCAAGGGGCGAGCCGACCTGGCCGGGCTGAACCTGGCCGAGTACCCGTCGATCCTGGTCGAGCTCGGCAACATGAAAAACGCTGCTGACGCCGCCCTGATGGAAAGCCCGGCGGGCCGGCAGCGCTACGCCGACGCCGTCGCGCGGGGCGTCGCCAGCTTTCTGAGCAGCCAAACGCTGATTCCCTGA
- a CDS encoding YbaB/EbfC family nucleoid-associated protein has translation MQPGGPPDMSALLAQAQQMQQRLLQAQQELAATEVHGEAGGGLVKVTANGSGEVLAVQIDPKVVDPDDIETLQDLIVGALADASKKAHTLAQQRLSPLAGGMGGALGMPGA, from the coding sequence ATGCAACCAGGAGGCCCGCCCGACATGTCGGCGCTGCTGGCCCAGGCTCAGCAGATGCAGCAGCGACTGCTGCAGGCGCAGCAGGAGCTGGCCGCCACCGAGGTGCACGGAGAAGCCGGCGGCGGCCTGGTCAAAGTCACTGCCAACGGCAGCGGCGAGGTGCTTGCGGTGCAGATCGACCCGAAGGTCGTCGACCCGGACGACATCGAGACGCTGCAGGACCTGATCGTGGGTGCGCTCGCCGACGCCTCGAAAAAGGCGCACACGCTGGCCCAGCAGCGGCTGTCGCCGTTGGCCGGCGGCATGGGCGGCGCGCTCGGCATGCCGGGGGCCTAG
- the recR gene encoding recombination mediator RecR — protein MFEGPVQDLIDELGKLPGIGPKSAQRIAFHLLSVEPPEIDRLTAVLTKVRDGVQFCEVCGNVADAQRCRICGDPRRDFAQICVVEEPKDVAAIERTREFRGRYHVLGGALDPLSGIGPEQLRVRELLNRVGERIDGVDVSEVIIATDPNTEGEATATYLVRVLRDIPGLAVTRLASGLPMGGDLEFADELTLGRAFTGRRAMA, from the coding sequence GTGTTTGAGGGTCCGGTTCAGGACCTGATCGACGAGCTGGGCAAGCTGCCGGGCATCGGCCCCAAGAGCGCCCAGCGGATCGCCTTTCACCTGTTGTCGGTGGAGCCGCCGGAGATCGATCGGCTGACCGCGGTGCTGACCAAGGTCCGCGATGGCGTGCAGTTCTGCGAGGTGTGCGGCAATGTCGCCGATGCGCAGCGTTGCCGGATCTGCGGGGATCCGCGCCGCGACTTCGCCCAGATCTGCGTCGTGGAGGAACCCAAGGACGTGGCGGCCATCGAGCGAACCCGGGAGTTCCGCGGCCGCTACCACGTGCTCGGCGGTGCGCTGGACCCGCTCTCCGGCATCGGCCCTGAGCAGCTGCGGGTGCGCGAGCTGCTGAATCGGGTCGGCGAGCGGATCGACGGGGTGGACGTCAGCGAGGTGATCATCGCCACCGACCCCAACACCGAGGGCGAGGCCACCGCCACCTATCTGGTGCGGGTGCTGCGCGACATCCCCGGTTTGGCCGTGACGCGTTTGGCGTCCGGGCTGCCGATGGGCGGTGACCTGGAATTCGCCGACGAGTTGACGCTGGGCCGGGCCTTTACCGGCCGGCGCGCGATGGCCTGA